TTGGGGGCGTCATCATCGGCCATGACTTCACAAACCTCTGGTTGAATTATACTAGAGGGCTATGGCTGAGATTTGGGTGCTCAAGAACGGGCCGTTACGCGTCAAAGGGGACGTCGTATTGAAAGACGCCGACGGGAATACATACGATCTCAGGGGGCGTGAGGCTTTTTCCCTCTGCCGCTGCGGCCAGTCCGGCAACAAGCCGTTTTGCGATGGCTCGCACAACCGCGAGGGCTTTCAGCACGAGCCGAAGGCCTTCGCCCTGCCCGAGCCCAAAGCGTGAATCGGTGACGGAGGACGAGATGGCAGCGATTCCCGACGGGTTTCGAGACATCCTGGACAAGAAAACCTTCGCCCATCTGGCGACTCGAATGAAGGATGGCAGCCCTCAGGTCAGTCCGGTTTGGATCGAGCGGGATGGCGATCGCCTGCTGGTGAACTCGGCGAAAGGCCGCCTCAAAGATCGCAATATCCGGGCGGATGGTCGCGTTGCCATATCGGCCACCGACCCCGACAATCCCTACCGGGCTTTGATGATCCGGGGTCGGGTCGTTGCCATCCTCGAGGAAGGCGCCGACGAGCAGATCGACCGGCTGGCCAAGAAGTACCTGGGCAAGGACAAGTATCCTTTTCGCACGGCGGACGAGGTCCGCGTGAAGTACGTGATCGAGCCGACCCGAGTCACGACGATGGGATGACGATGATGCGCAACGCGCTTCTTCTCGTTCTCACCGCATTGCTCTCCGGTTCCACCGCGCCCGCCGAGGAAATCGTCCTCACGAACGCGAATGTCATCGATGGGGTGGCGCCGAATCCCCTCGAGAATCAGGCCGTGGTCGTCCGCGACGGACGGATAGTGGAAATCGTTGCCGCGAGCGCCGCGCCCGCGTCGGGCCGCCGGTACGACCTCGCTGGCAAGTATGTCCT
The window above is part of the Vicinamibacteria bacterium genome. Proteins encoded here:
- a CDS encoding CDGSH iron-sulfur domain-containing protein — protein: MAEIWVLKNGPLRVKGDVVLKDADGNTYDLRGREAFSLCRCGQSGNKPFCDGSHNREGFQHEPKAFALPEPKA
- a CDS encoding PPOX class F420-dependent oxidoreductase, with amino-acid sequence MAAIPDGFRDILDKKTFAHLATRMKDGSPQVSPVWIERDGDRLLVNSAKGRLKDRNIRADGRVAISATDPDNPYRALMIRGRVVAILEEGADEQIDRLAKKYLGKDKYPFRTADEVRVKYVIEPTRVTTMG